One Hydrogenispora ethanolica DNA segment encodes these proteins:
- a CDS encoding FlgT C-terminal domain-containing protein encodes MKKMLSVWMLGLFLAFFSGSALGDSINHDAFHVLNRTVKVISRAQYAARTGQLYRGLSLTVTHQRRAQDLYGKGFYEEAIYHSLRARKLAIGVIDLNRIYLEKDLADLDEVEKIYEAKRPNDSSLDKKVKGKSVSNNDEAALDALIKPVAESTLPAQPAPQPQAAPDKTPAKAAAPATPVTPPAAATPAPAAGLKGMVAYVEGNMVVINLGANTGVQTGMVFVVDHVKAVVKDPANGEVIDQITVPIAELKVTAVKEKATTCVVTATLAPEFSIAVGDSVAQRPAAN; translated from the coding sequence ATGAAAAAAATGCTTTCCGTATGGATGCTCGGCTTATTCTTGGCGTTTTTCTCTGGCAGCGCCCTCGGCGATTCCATCAACCATGACGCTTTTCACGTTCTGAACCGCACCGTAAAAGTAATTTCCAGAGCGCAATACGCCGCCCGGACGGGCCAGTTGTACCGGGGGTTGTCGCTCACCGTCACCCATCAGCGGCGCGCCCAGGATTTATACGGCAAAGGTTTTTATGAAGAAGCCATCTACCATTCGCTGCGTGCGCGCAAGCTCGCCATCGGCGTTATCGATCTGAACCGGATTTATCTGGAGAAGGACCTCGCCGACCTGGATGAGGTGGAAAAAATTTATGAAGCCAAGCGGCCCAATGATTCCAGCCTGGATAAGAAGGTCAAAGGAAAGAGCGTCAGCAACAACGATGAGGCGGCCCTCGACGCCTTAATCAAACCGGTAGCCGAGTCCACGCTGCCCGCGCAGCCGGCTCCTCAGCCTCAGGCGGCGCCCGACAAGACCCCGGCCAAAGCAGCCGCACCGGCAACCCCGGTTACTCCTCCCGCCGCGGCAACGCCCGCACCGGCGGCCGGTTTAAAAGGAATGGTCGCTTACGTGGAAGGGAACATGGTCGTCATCAACCTTGGAGCTAACACCGGCGTCCAAACAGGCATGGTCTTTGTAGTCGATCATGTGAAGGCGGTCGTGAAAGATCCTGCCAACGGAGAGGTCATCGACCAGATCACCGTCCCGATTGCGGAACTCAAAGTGACTGCGGTCAAGGAGAAAGCAACGACCTGTGTCGTCACCGCTACCTTGGCGCCTGAATTTTCGATCGCCGTCGGAGATTCGGTGGCGCAACGGCCGGCCGCCAATTAA
- a CDS encoding carbohydrate ABC transporter permease, with protein sequence MTKAALSGPVAERGTDHRPHRLKNCGLTVLEIATALFALLFISPTLLILVNSFKSDAEITLNPVSPPTSLSLANYAAAWQETNFPVVFANTLLITVFSTMGIILVSSMAAYILARTKTKLSWFFYLAFTFSLVVPFQTFMIPLVQTAKELNLQNVWGIIPIYIGLGCPLAVFMYHGFVKNVPLEIEESAAIDGAAVPRIFFQLVFPLLTPVTATIAILDALWIWNDFLLPLIILPKQSTLQLAQFGFFSLYRRQYSLAMASLVLSAAPIVLFYLAMQKYIVKGVAAGAVKG encoded by the coding sequence ATGACAAAGGCAGCCCTCTCCGGCCCAGTGGCGGAACGGGGAACGGATCACCGGCCCCACCGCCTGAAAAACTGCGGCTTAACCGTTTTAGAGATCGCGACCGCCCTTTTCGCGCTGCTGTTCATCTCTCCGACCCTTTTGATCCTGGTCAATTCCTTCAAAAGCGACGCCGAGATCACCTTAAACCCGGTCTCCCCGCCCACTTCGCTGAGCCTCGCCAATTACGCCGCGGCCTGGCAAGAAACGAATTTCCCGGTCGTCTTCGCCAATACCCTGCTCATTACCGTGTTCAGCACCATGGGCATCATTCTGGTCAGTTCGATGGCAGCCTACATCCTGGCCCGGACCAAGACCAAATTGAGCTGGTTTTTTTATCTGGCCTTCACGTTCTCATTGGTGGTGCCGTTCCAAACCTTCATGATTCCCCTGGTACAGACCGCCAAGGAGTTGAACTTGCAGAATGTATGGGGAATTATCCCGATTTATATCGGATTGGGCTGTCCGCTCGCAGTCTTTATGTATCATGGTTTCGTCAAAAACGTGCCCCTGGAGATCGAGGAGTCGGCGGCCATCGACGGAGCCGCGGTACCCCGAATCTTTTTTCAGCTGGTCTTCCCGCTCTTGACCCCGGTCACGGCGACCATTGCGATCCTGGACGCGCTCTGGATCTGGAATGACTTCCTCTTGCCCTTGATTATCCTCCCGAAACAGTCCACCTTGCAATTGGCCCAGTTCGGCTTCTTCAGCCTGTACCGGCGCCAATACTCGCTGGCTATGGCTTCCCTGGTGTTGTCGGCCGCGCCGATCGTCCTCTTCTACCTGGCGATGCAAAAGTATATCGTCAAAGGAGTGGCCGCCGGCGCGGTCAAAGGTTGA
- a CDS encoding carbohydrate ABC transporter permease, translating into MVATKQSKAFYFILFLLPALLLYGLFFIGPFCQGIQYSFTDWNGIVPEIPFIISRTDFQTKIVAAIGSRQDLRYLQRYYRRDDSGENYRLTNWIQERGVTRQLNRAERSRIKRILASVGIRSIHFIGFENYRQMFQSDERFVPRLETKFLFNEFDDLPPAIPAKDFHQYLLPHLTRPAEKTLVLSHYRLHRASHAYRLSGALSDAAADRLRNILSKRMYATLFIPGVIGFTLFFTVLNVIFSNLLALILALVLDTRLKTKNLLRSIFFFPNVLSLVIVAFIWSFVFRLIFPPLTGISVWLGSPDLAPYALLMVTVWQGCGWLMIIYLAGLQTIPVDILEVAAIDGAGWWQRLRHITVPLLIPAFTICTFFSLANSLKTFDVIMALTQGGPGYVTTPIVLDIYYDAFRNNQFGYATAKAVFLCLMIMIVTGVQLYFMKRREMEL; encoded by the coding sequence ATGGTCGCTACCAAACAGAGCAAAGCCTTTTATTTCATCCTGTTCCTGCTGCCGGCGCTGCTGCTTTACGGGCTGTTTTTTATCGGCCCTTTCTGCCAGGGCATCCAGTATTCTTTCACCGACTGGAACGGGATCGTGCCGGAGATTCCTTTCATCATCAGCCGGACCGATTTCCAAACCAAAATCGTCGCCGCCATCGGTTCCCGCCAGGACCTCCGGTATCTTCAGCGCTATTACCGGCGGGACGATTCCGGAGAGAATTACCGTCTGACCAACTGGATTCAGGAGCGGGGCGTGACCCGCCAGCTGAACCGGGCCGAGCGGAGCCGCATCAAGCGGATTCTGGCCTCCGTGGGCATCCGGTCCATTCACTTTATCGGCTTTGAGAATTACCGGCAAATGTTTCAAAGCGACGAACGGTTCGTGCCCCGTTTGGAGACGAAATTCTTGTTCAATGAATTTGACGATCTGCCCCCGGCCATTCCGGCCAAGGATTTTCATCAATATCTCCTGCCGCATCTGACCCGTCCCGCCGAAAAAACGTTGGTGCTGTCCCACTACCGGCTCCATCGAGCCAGCCATGCCTACCGGTTGTCCGGTGCGCTCTCCGACGCCGCGGCGGACCGGCTGCGCAACATTTTGAGCAAGCGGATGTACGCGACGCTGTTCATTCCCGGCGTCATCGGCTTCACGCTGTTTTTCACGGTGCTGAATGTCATCTTTTCGAACCTGCTGGCGCTGATCCTGGCGCTGGTGCTGGATACCCGGCTGAAGACCAAAAATCTCTTGCGTTCGATCTTCTTTTTCCCCAATGTCTTGAGCCTGGTGATCGTCGCGTTCATCTGGTCGTTCGTCTTCCGGTTGATCTTTCCCCCGCTCACCGGGATCTCCGTCTGGCTGGGCAGCCCGGATCTGGCGCCTTATGCCCTGCTGATGGTGACGGTCTGGCAGGGTTGCGGCTGGCTGATGATTATATATCTGGCCGGCCTGCAGACCATACCCGTGGACATCCTGGAAGTGGCGGCCATCGACGGGGCGGGATGGTGGCAGCGTCTGCGGCATATCACCGTTCCCCTGCTCATTCCGGCCTTCACCATTTGCACCTTCTTTAGCCTGGCCAATTCTTTAAAAACCTTCGATGTCATTATGGCGCTGACCCAGGGCGGCCCCGGTTATGTGACGACTCCGATCGTGCTGGACATCTATTACGACGCCTTCCGCAACAACCAGTTTGGCTATGCCACGGCCAAGGCGGTCTTCCTCTGCCTGATGATCATGATCGTTACCGGCGTGCAACTCTATTTCATGAAACGGAGGGAGATGGAACTATGA
- a CDS encoding ABC transporter substrate-binding protein, which translates to MKGKLLKGIFLILVVGLIGSTVLAAENVKLNFFFYKQEISDQLKEMAAAFSKTHPNITIDLEMVPNDSMAVLRSRMASGQAPEIIQLQSYAAVFEFAQAGWLLDLTKEPVLAKVAGNTKTAVTYKGKVYALPMDVAGIGIIYNKDIFKKYQLQPPTTFNQLRAVCNTLKKNKITPFASMFKVNWSLGHFLSMAHTTLAGSKVLPWIAAMNEGKASFADPVNTAELFKLLDFYKANSDPKAAEFDWNEQQAAFAKGEAAMMVQGLWSYGAAIGTNPKLNCGFIPFPCSNNAKNNKLFADVDSTLAVAASASPEKIKAAKTFLEWLATPEAIKIWVEKCKLVPTFKGADVSKMDAPFQDLVGYLNSGKTNPWAFSMYPVAAFEDAAKNGAQEYIFGRKSAKQVIQYFDETWRKAVKK; encoded by the coding sequence ATGAAAGGCAAACTGTTGAAGGGGATTTTTCTCATCCTGGTAGTCGGATTGATCGGCAGTACGGTTTTAGCGGCCGAGAACGTCAAATTGAACTTCTTCTTTTACAAGCAGGAGATCAGTGACCAATTGAAAGAGATGGCCGCCGCGTTCAGCAAGACCCACCCCAATATCACCATCGATCTGGAGATGGTGCCCAATGATAGCATGGCCGTCCTCCGTTCCAGAATGGCCAGCGGCCAAGCGCCGGAAATTATTCAGCTCCAATCCTACGCGGCGGTCTTTGAGTTCGCCCAGGCCGGATGGCTGCTGGATCTGACCAAGGAACCGGTCCTGGCCAAGGTGGCCGGCAACACCAAAACCGCGGTTACATATAAGGGTAAGGTCTACGCCCTGCCGATGGACGTCGCCGGCATCGGCATCATCTATAACAAAGACATCTTCAAGAAATACCAGTTGCAACCGCCGACCACCTTCAACCAATTGCGGGCGGTCTGCAATACCTTGAAAAAGAACAAAATCACCCCGTTTGCCTCCATGTTCAAGGTCAACTGGTCGCTGGGGCATTTCCTGTCCATGGCCCATACCACGCTGGCCGGTTCCAAAGTGCTGCCTTGGATCGCAGCGATGAACGAGGGCAAAGCCTCTTTCGCCGATCCGGTCAATACCGCCGAGTTATTTAAACTCCTGGACTTTTATAAGGCCAATTCCGACCCGAAAGCCGCCGAATTCGACTGGAACGAGCAACAAGCCGCTTTCGCCAAGGGTGAGGCCGCCATGATGGTGCAGGGCCTCTGGTCCTACGGCGCGGCCATCGGCACCAATCCCAAACTGAATTGCGGTTTTATCCCCTTCCCCTGCAGCAACAATGCGAAGAATAATAAACTCTTCGCCGACGTCGATTCCACCCTGGCCGTGGCCGCCTCCGCCAGCCCGGAGAAGATCAAGGCCGCCAAGACCTTCCTGGAATGGCTGGCCACTCCGGAAGCGATCAAGATCTGGGTCGAAAAATGCAAGCTGGTCCCGACCTTCAAAGGCGCCGATGTCTCCAAGATGGATGCCCCGTTCCAGGATCTCGTCGGCTACCTCAATTCCGGGAAGACCAATCCCTGGGCCTTCTCCATGTATCCGGTGGCCGCTTTCGAAGACGCCGCCAAAAACGGCGCCCAGGAATATATCTTCGGCCGGAAGAGCGCCAAGCAAGTGATCCAGTATTTTGACGAAACCTGGCGCAAAGCCGTGAAGAAGTAG
- a CDS encoding LacI family DNA-binding transcriptional regulator: MATIKDVAQLANVSPSTVSRVIADSKRISDETKERVKAAMQQLHYHPNLIARSLIRRSSQTLGLVLSRSTDSAFSNPFFPEILRGISAVSKSYHYGLMLAAAEDYAEEAKLCLKMMTERRVDGVLLLASRVNDGLIRELSASDCPFVVLGRAPESLKCYSVNNDNIQAAYSAVRHLLNLGHQRIALLNGPADYIFCQDRFEGYRFAFREFGIEHDPEWIKSGSLTQEDGYRLTRELFQLDPAPSAIFCVDDVMAIGAYQAIKERGLTIPGDIAVVGFNDDPLASVIEPHLTTVRIPIYEMGVTATQMIIRILEGNEPLPFQRVLSSELVIRQSCGANP; encoded by the coding sequence TTGGCTACCATCAAGGATGTCGCCCAGCTGGCAAACGTTTCTCCATCGACCGTCTCCCGGGTCATCGCCGACAGCAAACGGATCAGCGACGAGACCAAGGAACGGGTCAAAGCAGCGATGCAGCAGCTCCATTACCACCCGAACCTGATCGCGCGCAGCCTGATCCGGCGTTCCAGCCAGACTTTGGGATTGGTCCTGTCCCGCTCCACCGACAGCGCGTTTTCCAATCCTTTTTTCCCGGAGATCCTGCGCGGCATCAGCGCCGTCTCCAAAAGCTATCATTACGGCCTGATGCTGGCCGCCGCCGAGGACTATGCCGAAGAGGCCAAACTCTGCCTGAAAATGATGACGGAGCGGCGCGTCGACGGCGTCCTGCTCCTGGCGTCCCGGGTCAATGACGGCTTGATCCGGGAGCTGTCGGCGAGCGACTGTCCCTTCGTGGTTCTGGGGCGGGCGCCGGAGAGCCTCAAATGTTATTCCGTAAATAATGACAATATCCAGGCCGCTTATTCGGCGGTGCGCCACCTGTTGAACCTGGGCCACCAGCGGATCGCCCTGTTGAACGGACCCGCCGATTACATTTTCTGCCAGGACCGGTTTGAGGGCTACCGTTTCGCCTTCCGGGAGTTCGGCATCGAGCATGACCCGGAATGGATCAAAAGCGGCAGCCTGACGCAGGAAGACGGCTACCGCCTGACCCGGGAGCTTTTCCAGCTCGACCCGGCGCCCAGCGCCATCTTTTGCGTGGACGACGTGATGGCCATCGGCGCGTATCAGGCCATCAAGGAACGGGGGCTGACCATCCCCGGCGATATCGCCGTCGTCGGCTTCAATGACGATCCGCTGGCTTCGGTGATCGAACCTCATTTGACCACGGTCCGGATTCCCATCTATGAGATGGGCGTCACCGCCACCCAGATGATCATCCGCATTTTGGAAGGAAACGAACCCCTGCCCTTCCAGAGAGTCTTATCGTCGGAACTTGTGATCCGTCAATCCTGCGGCGCCAATCCCTGA
- a CDS encoding family 65 glycosyl hydrolase domain-containing protein, translating into MKVKFGVDEWRIIEQEFDPAANRFSESIFSLGNEHMGLRGFFEEDYSGDSLPGTYLAGVFYPDKTRVGWWKIGYPEFFAKMINSANWIGVKIASGGASLDLAQCRIRDFRRELDMKEGRLTRSFVWSGADGRETACCFTRFLSMAENNLACLAVEITPLNYAGTLSLTPYLDGDVVNEDANYAEQFWEEVAQTVASDWALLVMRTKKSEFTVATAMAVQLFLDRDEVFPSREAIAAPQKVGWSCEVQVEQGQKLTLHKLIAVCTSRDYPVAGLNEICLAKLRGAAAQGYAALWAEHRREMTRKWEESDLTIRGDHLAQQGIRYNIFQLNQTYTGKDPRLNIGPKGFTGEKYGGGTYWDTEAFCFPFYLYTDPEVARNLLYYRYLHLQRARENAAQLGLKGALYPMVTVDGRECHNEWEITFEEIHRNGAIAYAIYQYTEYTGDSSYLIQYGLEVLVELSRFWASRVTYQPRRDQYLILGVTGPNEYENNVNNNWYTNTMAAWTLEYTLNSLETVRRGAGAALERLVARLGLDPSELRQWAAIIAKMYYPRCEAAGIFEQNDQYLDKEMQLVSELDPAELPLNKHWSWDRILRSNFIKQADVLQGLYFFPERFDRECLRRNFDFYEPRTVHESSLSASVHSILASRIGYRDKAYELYLRTARLDLDNYNADTDDGVHLTSMAGSWLAIVQGFAGMLVREGRLQLNPYVPAQWQGYSFQIAFRGRKLKLEIAADRVCIRQLSGEALSLDIWGRECLTQPGQRTVIPARPESAPRVQDAG; encoded by the coding sequence ATGAAGGTGAAGTTCGGCGTGGATGAATGGCGCATTATCGAGCAGGAGTTTGACCCGGCGGCCAACCGTTTTTCCGAAAGCATTTTCAGCCTGGGCAACGAACACATGGGCCTGCGGGGGTTTTTCGAGGAGGATTACTCCGGGGACAGCCTGCCCGGAACCTACCTCGCGGGCGTCTTTTATCCCGATAAGACCCGGGTGGGTTGGTGGAAGATCGGGTACCCGGAGTTTTTCGCCAAAATGATCAACTCCGCCAACTGGATCGGAGTCAAAATCGCCAGCGGCGGCGCATCCTTGGACCTGGCCCAATGCCGGATCCGGGATTTCCGGCGCGAGCTGGATATGAAAGAGGGCCGGTTGACCCGTTCTTTCGTTTGGAGCGGCGCCGACGGCCGCGAGACGGCTTGCTGTTTCACCCGTTTTTTGAGCATGGCCGAGAACAACCTGGCCTGCCTGGCGGTGGAGATAACGCCGCTCAATTATGCGGGGACCCTGTCGCTAACCCCTTACCTGGATGGGGATGTCGTCAACGAAGACGCCAATTACGCCGAGCAGTTCTGGGAGGAAGTGGCCCAAACCGTCGCTTCCGACTGGGCCCTCTTGGTGATGCGGACCAAGAAAAGCGAATTCACCGTGGCAACCGCCATGGCGGTCCAGCTCTTTTTAGACCGGGATGAGGTCTTTCCCAGCCGGGAAGCCATTGCCGCGCCGCAGAAAGTCGGCTGGAGCTGTGAAGTTCAGGTGGAACAGGGCCAAAAGCTGACCTTGCACAAGCTGATCGCCGTCTGTACCTCGCGGGATTATCCCGTCGCCGGCCTCAACGAGATCTGCCTCGCCAAGCTGAGGGGAGCCGCGGCTCAAGGGTATGCGGCGCTCTGGGCCGAGCACCGGCGGGAAATGACCCGGAAATGGGAGGAGAGCGATCTGACAATCCGTGGCGACCACCTGGCGCAACAGGGGATCCGCTATAACATCTTTCAGCTGAATCAGACCTATACCGGCAAGGACCCCCGGCTCAACATCGGGCCGAAGGGCTTCACGGGGGAAAAGTACGGCGGCGGCACCTACTGGGATACCGAGGCCTTCTGCTTCCCCTTTTATCTCTACACCGACCCGGAGGTGGCCCGGAACCTGTTGTACTACCGCTACCTCCATCTGCAACGGGCCCGCGAGAATGCCGCCCAGCTCGGATTGAAAGGCGCGCTCTATCCGATGGTCACGGTCGACGGCCGGGAGTGCCACAACGAATGGGAGATCACCTTTGAGGAGATCCACCGCAACGGGGCGATCGCCTATGCCATCTATCAATATACCGAGTACACCGGGGACAGCTCCTACCTCATCCAGTACGGCTTGGAGGTACTGGTCGAGCTCAGTCGTTTCTGGGCCAGCCGGGTCACCTACCAGCCGCGGCGGGATCAGTACCTGATCCTCGGCGTCACCGGCCCCAATGAATACGAGAATAACGTCAACAATAACTGGTACACCAACACCATGGCCGCCTGGACCCTGGAATATACGCTGAATTCGCTGGAGACGGTCCGGCGCGGCGCCGGCGCGGCGCTGGAACGGCTCGTCGCCAGGCTGGGCCTGGACCCGTCCGAGCTGCGGCAATGGGCGGCGATCATCGCCAAGATGTACTATCCCCGCTGCGAAGCCGCGGGGATCTTCGAGCAGAACGACCAGTACCTGGATAAGGAGATGCAACTCGTCTCCGAGCTGGATCCGGCGGAACTGCCGTTGAATAAGCACTGGTCCTGGGACCGGATCCTCCGTTCCAACTTTATCAAGCAGGCCGACGTGCTGCAGGGACTCTATTTCTTCCCGGAACGCTTCGACCGGGAATGCCTCCGGCGCAACTTCGACTTTTACGAACCGCGCACGGTCCACGAGTCCTCGCTCTCCGCCAGCGTCCACTCGATCCTGGCCAGCCGGATCGGCTACCGCGACAAGGCTTACGAATTGTATCTGCGGACCGCCCGGCTCGATCTGGACAATTACAATGCCGATACCGATGACGGCGTTCATCTGACGAGCATGGCCGGGAGCTGGCTGGCGATCGTTCAGGGCTTTGCCGGCATGCTGGTCAGGGAGGGACGGTTGCAGCTGAATCCCTACGTTCCCGCCCAGTGGCAGGGTTACTCCTTCCAGATCGCCTTCCGGGGACGTAAGCTCAAACTGGAGATCGCGGCGGACCGGGTCTGCATCCGGCAACTGTCCGGGGAGGCATTATCCCTGGACATCTGGGGCCGCGAGTGCCTCACCCAGCCGGGGCAGCGCACCGTGATCCCGGCCCGGCCGGAATCCGCCCCGCGGGTCCAAGACGCCGGCTAA
- a CDS encoding FMN-binding glutamate synthase family protein, which yields MLGWVVGGTLCGLLLAVAAGVFSGWFGIIRIRKELLPARLPAMVNIWRKLTWRQFFEANQRAQNGKPLDRPYGAIGAVFNWERLQFKPVYLSRLPLPDAAAVDTAVELGPLAAKPLRLKIPILIGGMAYGSGYSLRAKVALAKAASLAGTAANTGNGPFLIEERTYADRLIIQYTRGFWSKAERILQKADLIEIALGHSARGSAPVRINGKKITSEVAQRYGTLSGIEVLMASSLPEVKDMAGWRNLIRSLKEVGGGVPIAVKFGASHYLEREMERFIEGGADVLAFDGLEGGTHGGMSVFMDDMGLPIFPALCRAVRYLREQQLHHKISLIVGGGLAKPGDFAKCLALGADAVLVGTITALSMSHTQTAKAVPWEPPTGLLYNDGKEKDKYDFDMGAQHLYHYFQSCVREMQLLARTAGKSRLGDLTQSDLVALDPLYARIAGIEESSGG from the coding sequence ATGCTGGGATGGGTCGTGGGCGGAACCTTGTGCGGATTGTTGCTGGCGGTGGCGGCCGGCGTCTTTTCGGGCTGGTTCGGGATCATCCGCATCCGCAAGGAACTGCTCCCGGCAAGGCTGCCGGCCATGGTCAACATCTGGCGCAAGCTCACCTGGCGCCAATTCTTCGAGGCCAACCAGCGGGCGCAGAACGGGAAACCGCTGGACCGGCCCTATGGCGCCATTGGCGCGGTATTCAACTGGGAACGGCTGCAGTTTAAGCCGGTCTATCTGAGCCGGCTCCCGTTGCCGGACGCGGCCGCCGTCGATACCGCGGTGGAGCTGGGACCCCTGGCCGCCAAGCCGCTGCGGCTGAAGATCCCCATTCTCATCGGAGGAATGGCCTATGGCAGCGGTTACAGCCTCCGGGCCAAGGTGGCGCTGGCCAAAGCGGCCTCGCTGGCCGGGACCGCGGCGAACACCGGCAACGGGCCGTTTCTGATCGAGGAACGGACCTATGCCGACCGTTTGATCATCCAGTATACCCGGGGGTTTTGGTCCAAGGCGGAGCGGATTCTGCAAAAAGCCGACCTGATCGAGATCGCCCTGGGCCATTCGGCGCGGGGGTCGGCTCCGGTGCGGATCAATGGGAAAAAGATCACCAGCGAGGTCGCGCAGCGCTACGGTACCCTTTCCGGAATTGAAGTACTGATGGCCTCCAGCCTGCCCGAAGTGAAGGATATGGCGGGATGGCGCAACTTGATCCGGAGCTTGAAAGAGGTGGGGGGCGGGGTGCCCATTGCCGTCAAATTCGGGGCCAGCCATTACCTGGAGCGGGAGATGGAACGGTTCATCGAAGGCGGCGCCGATGTGCTCGCCTTCGACGGCCTGGAGGGCGGGACCCACGGCGGCATGTCGGTATTCATGGACGACATGGGATTGCCGATCTTCCCTGCGCTCTGCCGGGCCGTCCGTTATCTGCGGGAGCAGCAGTTGCATCACAAAATCTCGTTGATCGTCGGCGGCGGGCTGGCCAAGCCGGGCGACTTCGCCAAGTGCCTGGCCTTGGGGGCCGATGCGGTGCTGGTGGGGACGATCACCGCCCTGTCCATGTCCCATACCCAGACCGCCAAGGCAGTCCCCTGGGAGCCGCCCACCGGACTGCTGTATAACGACGGCAAGGAGAAGGATAAATATGACTTCGATATGGGCGCGCAGCACCTCTATCATTATTTTCAGAGTTGCGTCCGGGAGATGCAGCTCCTGGCGAGGACCGCGGGCAAGAGCCGGCTCGGCGATCTGACGCAGTCCGATCTGGTGGCGCTCGATCCGCTCTATGCGCGGATCGCCGGAATCGAGGAGAGTTCCGGCGGCTAA
- a CDS encoding class I SAM-dependent methyltransferase produces the protein MFVAEAWREYELIDAGNGERLERWGKYILRRPDPHVIWPVIGDNPLWQKPHAHYHRSSNGGGEWEFFEKLPERWTVRYQSLAFTVRTMGFKHTGVFPEQAANWDWLAAKIRAAQGPVRVLNLFAYTGAASVAAAAAGAEVCHVDAAKGMVTLAKENLALSGLAERPVRFIVDDVLKFVRREQRRGRQYEGIIMDPPSFGRGPNGEVWKLEDELFNLVGACAQVLAERPLFFLINSYTNGITPLVLDNILGIHLKPRFGGVLHSGEVGLPVTATGMILPCGNSARWEAAG, from the coding sequence ATGTTTGTGGCGGAGGCTTGGCGGGAGTATGAATTGATCGATGCCGGGAACGGAGAACGGCTGGAGCGCTGGGGAAAGTATATTCTGCGCCGGCCGGACCCCCATGTGATCTGGCCGGTGATCGGCGACAACCCGCTGTGGCAGAAACCGCACGCCCATTACCACCGCAGCAGCAATGGCGGGGGCGAGTGGGAGTTCTTTGAGAAGTTGCCCGAGCGTTGGACGGTCCGTTACCAATCGCTGGCCTTCACGGTGCGGACGATGGGCTTTAAACATACCGGAGTCTTCCCCGAGCAAGCGGCCAACTGGGATTGGCTGGCCGCCAAGATCAGGGCGGCGCAGGGACCGGTGCGGGTGTTGAACCTGTTTGCCTACACCGGTGCGGCCTCGGTGGCCGCGGCCGCCGCCGGGGCGGAGGTCTGCCACGTGGATGCCGCCAAGGGCATGGTGACGCTGGCCAAGGAGAATCTGGCCCTGTCGGGCCTGGCGGAGCGGCCAGTCCGCTTCATCGTCGATGACGTGCTCAAGTTCGTGCGCAGGGAACAACGCCGCGGCCGCCAATATGAAGGGATCATCATGGATCCGCCTTCCTTTGGCCGGGGCCCCAACGGCGAGGTCTGGAAGCTGGAAGACGAATTATTCAACCTGGTCGGGGCCTGCGCGCAGGTATTGGCGGAGCGGCCGCTCTTTTTCCTGATCAACAGTTACACCAACGGGATCACCCCCTTGGTGCTCGATAATATTCTGGGGATTCATTTGAAACCGCGCTTCGGGGGAGTGTTGCATTCGGGCGAGGTCGGGCTGCCCGTCACCGCCACCGGCATGATCCTGCCCTGCGGCAATTCCGCCCGTTGGGAGGCGGCGGGATGA
- a CDS encoding RluA family pseudouridine synthase: MSAPAIPILYEDNHLLVVVKPANLPTQADESGDPDLLSLLKEDRKLRYNKPGNVYLGLVHRLDRPVGGVMVFAKTSKAAARLSEQVRTRQLHKMYLAVAQGQPEALRGRLEHYLLKDQRTRRVAVVAPGTPGAKEALLDYEVLATTSGREWSLLRIDLLTGRSHQIRAQLAAIGHPLYADWKYGAGSDVPGQPVALWAALLQLNHPTTKQRLTFQSPPPPLHPWDWFDPAAAGSWTIDTEQPGQG; encoded by the coding sequence ATGAGCGCTCCCGCCATTCCCATCCTGTATGAGGACAATCATCTGCTGGTGGTGGTCAAACCGGCCAATCTGCCGACCCAGGCCGACGAGTCCGGCGATCCCGACCTGTTGAGCCTCTTGAAAGAGGACCGGAAGCTCCGCTACAACAAACCGGGCAATGTCTATCTCGGGCTGGTGCACCGCTTGGACCGGCCGGTCGGCGGGGTGATGGTCTTCGCCAAGACTTCCAAGGCGGCCGCGCGCCTCTCGGAACAGGTGCGGACCCGGCAGCTGCATAAGATGTATCTGGCGGTGGCCCAAGGGCAGCCCGAGGCCCTCCGGGGCCGGCTCGAACATTATCTCCTCAAAGATCAACGGACCCGCCGGGTGGCGGTCGTCGCGCCGGGCACGCCCGGCGCCAAGGAAGCGCTGCTCGATTACGAAGTGCTCGCCACCACATCCGGCCGCGAATGGTCCCTGCTGCGGATCGATCTGCTGACCGGGCGGTCGCACCAGATCCGGGCGCAACTGGCGGCCATCGGCCATCCCTTGTATGCCGACTGGAAGTACGGCGCCGGATCGGACGTGCCGGGGCAACCCGTCGCTTTATGGGCGGCGCTGTTGCAATTGAACCATCCCACCACCAAGCAGCGCTTGACTTTTCAATCGCCCCCGCCGCCGTTGCATCCTTGGGATTGGTTCGATCCGGCCGCAGCGGGGTCTTGGACTATCGACACGGAACAGCCCGGACAGGGTTGA